One part of the Sorangiineae bacterium MSr11954 genome encodes these proteins:
- a CDS encoding VOC family protein, whose protein sequence is MHDIGWTHVALTTRDLDRSAEFYERYGGMHRIHERDDPETGGRVAWMTDARRAFVLVIIQLAGDPGRLSGLTHLGVGCESRDHVDAQCERARREGRVVEGPRDSGYPVGYWAFIRDPDGNNLELSFGQEIGTVLASRSE, encoded by the coding sequence ATGCACGACATTGGATGGACGCACGTCGCGCTCACCACGCGCGATCTCGATCGCAGCGCGGAATTTTACGAACGCTACGGGGGCATGCACCGCATCCACGAGCGCGACGATCCGGAGACAGGCGGGCGCGTCGCTTGGATGACCGACGCGCGGCGCGCCTTCGTCCTGGTCATCATTCAGCTCGCCGGCGATCCGGGGCGCTTGAGCGGCCTCACCCACTTGGGCGTGGGCTGTGAAAGCCGCGATCACGTCGACGCGCAGTGTGAACGCGCCCGCCGTGAAGGGCGGGTCGTCGAGGGCCCGCGCGACAGTGGATATCCCGTTGGCTACTGGGCATTCATCCGCGATCCCGACGGCAACAACTTGGAACTTTCGTTCGGCCAAGAGATCGGAACGGTGCTCGCTTCGCGTTCGGAGTAG
- a CDS encoding glutathione S-transferase family protein, with protein sequence MGLTLYSHPLASYCQKVLIALYELEVPFEQHVVDLMNPAAAAEHIARWPVGKMPLLHDGSNDRTLPESSIIIEYLDRHYSGKASGKAPLLPADTERALHVRLQDRFYDLYVQTHIQKIVGDRIRPAGASDPHGVDGAKTQLRTAYDMIERSMASQPWAAGAAFTMADCAAAPALFYANLVVPFGDTHPNAAAYLARLRERPSVARTFEEAKPYLHLFPREPRA encoded by the coding sequence ATGGGTCTTACGCTGTATTCCCATCCGCTGGCCTCCTATTGTCAAAAAGTGCTCATCGCCCTCTACGAGCTCGAGGTGCCCTTCGAGCAGCACGTGGTCGATCTCATGAACCCCGCGGCCGCCGCCGAGCACATCGCGCGCTGGCCCGTGGGCAAAATGCCCTTGCTGCACGACGGCTCGAACGACCGCACCCTCCCCGAGTCGAGCATCATCATCGAGTACCTCGACCGGCACTATTCGGGAAAAGCCTCTGGAAAAGCGCCGCTTCTTCCGGCCGACACGGAGCGCGCGCTCCACGTGCGCCTGCAGGACCGCTTCTACGATTTGTACGTGCAAACGCACATTCAAAAGATCGTCGGCGATCGCATTCGTCCCGCGGGCGCGAGCGATCCGCACGGCGTCGACGGGGCGAAGACGCAGCTGCGGACCGCGTACGACATGATCGAGCGAAGCATGGCCTCGCAGCCTTGGGCGGCGGGCGCTGCGTTCACCATGGCCGATTGTGCGGCGGCCCCGGCGCTCTTTTATGCGAACCTGGTGGTGCCGTTCGGCGATACGCACCCGAACGCGGCCGCGTACTTGGCCCGCTTGCGCGAGCGACCCTCGGTGGCGCGCACCTTCGAGGAGGCGAAGCCGTACCTCCACCTCTTTCCGAGAGAGCCTCGGGCCTGA
- a CDS encoding DNA polymerase domain-containing protein codes for MLTIDGHDIQVTNPSKPYFTKETRLTKLELVRYYLAVAGGALGGIRGRPIVLKRFVDGAEGEAFYQKRAPEKRPPWLRTVTLSFPSGRTAEEIVVDDAAGLAWIVNLGCIELHPHPVRAEHLEHPDELRIDLDPGPGVPWSDVRRVALEVHALLEEKKLTGWPKTSGSRGMHINVRLEPRWGFTDVRRAALALSREIERRAPQIATSKWWKEERHGVFLDYNQNAKDRTTCSAYSVRPLPDARVSTPLEWSEVADCDPADFTVLTVPARFAQRGDPHAKMDDYAGSLEPLLELAERDDASGLGDAPWPPHFRKGEGERARVAPSRAKMPLVVVANSPSKAAALEGLERWKARHPEAAALLAIDDVLVDAMRGRSSTWTRVRVNLRHVPEAQRPPQETPDPDDDPTREWREQHARRTTKKTKS; via the coding sequence GTGCTCACGATCGACGGGCACGACATTCAAGTTACGAATCCGAGCAAGCCCTACTTTACAAAGGAGACGCGGCTCACGAAGCTCGAGCTCGTTCGCTATTACCTCGCGGTGGCCGGCGGCGCGCTGGGCGGTATTCGCGGCCGCCCCATCGTGCTCAAACGATTCGTCGACGGCGCCGAGGGCGAGGCCTTTTACCAAAAGCGGGCACCCGAAAAGCGCCCCCCTTGGTTGCGAACGGTCACCTTGTCCTTTCCCTCCGGGCGCACGGCCGAAGAGATCGTGGTCGACGACGCCGCGGGCCTCGCCTGGATCGTGAACTTGGGCTGCATCGAGCTTCACCCGCACCCCGTGCGCGCCGAGCACCTCGAGCACCCCGACGAGCTGCGCATCGATCTCGATCCGGGCCCGGGCGTGCCCTGGAGCGACGTGCGCCGGGTGGCCCTCGAGGTCCACGCGCTGCTCGAGGAGAAGAAGCTCACCGGCTGGCCGAAGACCAGCGGCTCGCGCGGCATGCACATCAACGTACGGCTCGAGCCCCGCTGGGGCTTTACGGACGTGCGCCGGGCCGCGCTGGCGCTCTCGCGCGAGATCGAGCGGCGCGCGCCCCAGATCGCGACCTCCAAGTGGTGGAAGGAGGAGCGCCACGGCGTCTTCCTCGATTACAATCAAAACGCCAAAGATCGCACCACCTGCTCGGCCTACTCGGTTCGCCCGCTCCCCGACGCGCGCGTCTCGACGCCGCTCGAGTGGAGCGAGGTGGCCGACTGCGATCCCGCGGACTTCACCGTGCTCACGGTGCCCGCGCGCTTCGCCCAGCGCGGCGATCCGCACGCGAAGATGGATGATTACGCGGGTTCGCTGGAGCCGCTGCTCGAGCTCGCAGAGCGCGACGATGCGTCCGGCCTCGGCGATGCGCCCTGGCCTCCCCACTTTCGCAAAGGTGAGGGCGAGCGCGCGCGCGTCGCCCCATCGCGCGCCAAAATGCCGCTCGTGGTCGTGGCCAACTCGCCGAGCAAAGCGGCGGCGCTCGAGGGCCTGGAGCGCTGGAAGGCGCGGCACCCGGAGGCGGCCGCGCTCTTGGCCATCGACGACGTGCTGGTCGACGCCATGCGCGGCCGATCCTCGACGTGGACCCGCGTCCGGGTCAACCTGCGCCACGTCCCCGAGGCCCAGCGCCCGCCGCAAGAGACCCCCGATCCGGACGACGACCCCACGCGCGAGTGGCGCGAGCAGCACGCGCGCCGGACGACGAAAAAGACGAAGAGCTGA
- a CDS encoding ATP-dependent DNA ligase translates to MDLPVRPPVLPMLAKRVSELPEGEGFIFEPKWDGFRTLVFRDGDEIVLQSRDEKELNRYFPELLEPLKAQLPTRCVLDGELVIAKNGGLDFEALQLRVHPAASRVKLLSKEIPASVVFWDLLCEGDEDLCGAPFRARRARLEALLAEAEPPLHLTPATTDRAVAVDWFTRFEGAGLDGVMAKPAASAYEPNKRTMFKVKHERECDCVVAGFRWHKLGEDTVGSLLLGLYDDAGVLHHVGVSASFTVKKRRELAEFLEPYRKDAMVDHPWKDWATPAAMDSRMPGGKSRWSQGKDLSWEPIRAELVVEVAYDHMQGSRFRHTAQFRRWRTDKSPRDCTYAQLETVAPEELSAIFGAR, encoded by the coding sequence ATGGATCTTCCGGTGCGACCTCCCGTGCTGCCGATGCTGGCCAAACGCGTATCCGAGCTGCCCGAAGGTGAAGGCTTCATTTTCGAGCCGAAGTGGGATGGCTTTCGTACGCTGGTCTTCCGCGACGGCGATGAAATCGTCCTACAGAGCCGCGACGAGAAGGAGCTCAATCGCTACTTCCCCGAGCTGCTCGAGCCGCTGAAAGCGCAGCTCCCGACGCGGTGCGTGCTCGACGGCGAGCTGGTCATCGCCAAAAATGGCGGGCTCGATTTCGAGGCCCTCCAGCTCCGCGTGCACCCGGCGGCGTCGCGCGTGAAGCTCCTCTCGAAGGAGATCCCCGCCTCGGTCGTGTTCTGGGATCTCTTGTGCGAGGGCGACGAGGATCTGTGCGGCGCGCCCTTTCGAGCGCGGCGCGCGCGGTTGGAGGCGCTGCTCGCCGAGGCCGAGCCCCCGTTGCACCTCACGCCGGCGACCACGGATCGCGCGGTGGCGGTCGATTGGTTCACGCGCTTCGAAGGCGCCGGCCTCGATGGCGTGATGGCCAAGCCCGCGGCCAGCGCGTACGAGCCGAACAAGCGCACCATGTTCAAGGTGAAGCACGAGCGCGAGTGCGACTGCGTGGTGGCCGGCTTTCGCTGGCACAAGCTCGGTGAGGACACCGTGGGCTCGCTCTTGCTCGGGCTGTACGACGACGCGGGGGTGCTGCACCACGTGGGCGTGTCCGCGAGCTTTACGGTGAAGAAGCGCCGCGAGCTCGCCGAGTTCTTGGAGCCATACCGCAAGGACGCCATGGTCGATCATCCGTGGAAGGACTGGGCCACGCCCGCGGCCATGGATTCGCGCATGCCGGGCGGCAAGAGCCGTTGGAGCCAGGGCAAGGATCTGTCCTGGGAGCCCATTCGCGCCGAGTTGGTCGTCGAAGTGGCCTACGATCATATGCAGGGCAGCCGCTTCCGGCACACCGCGCAATTTCGGCGATGGCGCACGGACAAGAGCCCGCGCGATTGCACCTACGCCCAGCTGGAGACGGTGGCGCCGGAGGAGCTCTCGGCCATCTTCGGCGCGCGCTGA
- a CDS encoding HAD family hydrolase: MLLAFDADDTLWHHETLFATAGEGFRAILRAYHDDAFIDERLHATELENLKHFGYGIKGFVLSMIETAIALTEQRISGAEVQRIIDLGRVMLSAPIEPLPGVAEALTRLSARHQLVVVTKGDLFDQETKLARSGLGHHFVGMEVVSQKDEATYRRLLERRGASPDAFVMVGNSLKSDVLPVVAIGGRAVHIPYALTWEHERVHGVSPESHGYIEVATLAEAVPLIESWATITSTT, translated from the coding sequence ATGCTGCTCGCCTTCGACGCCGACGACACACTCTGGCACCACGAGACACTCTTCGCGACGGCCGGCGAGGGGTTTCGCGCCATCCTTCGCGCTTACCACGATGATGCCTTCATCGACGAACGCCTCCACGCCACCGAGCTCGAGAACCTCAAGCACTTCGGCTACGGCATCAAAGGCTTCGTGCTCTCCATGATCGAGACCGCGATCGCGCTCACCGAACAGCGCATCTCGGGCGCCGAGGTCCAGCGCATCATCGATCTGGGGCGGGTCATGCTCTCGGCCCCCATCGAGCCGCTCCCCGGCGTCGCCGAAGCGCTGACCCGCCTCAGCGCGCGGCACCAGCTGGTGGTGGTCACCAAAGGGGATCTGTTCGATCAGGAGACCAAGCTGGCGCGCTCCGGCCTCGGTCATCACTTCGTAGGCATGGAGGTCGTCTCGCAAAAGGACGAAGCCACCTACCGCCGTCTCCTGGAGCGCCGCGGCGCTTCGCCCGACGCCTTCGTCATGGTCGGCAACTCGCTCAAGTCCGACGTGCTCCCGGTCGTGGCCATCGGAGGCCGCGCCGTGCACATTCCTTACGCGCTCACGTGGGAGCACGAGCGGGTTCACGGCGTGAGCCCTGAGAGCCATGGTTATATCGAAGTGGCCACCTTGGCGGAAGCCGTACCCCTCATCGAGTCGTGGGCCACGATAACATCCACCACGTAG
- a CDS encoding RNA polymerase sigma factor, which translates to MSTSSTDSLGELSGTVKGSWHQFLDVYEPLRPELYRYCRYLTRSPWDAEDLTQDTLARAFSTLARMVEGPPNPKAWLFRMASNLWIDQMRRRRELAFSERLEGEPAIPHELHEPHEPRAAREAAGTLLVRLSPQERAAVVLKDVFELTLEEIAEALSTTTGTVKTALHRGRGKLVEPEPEKAAEPAAAAVLDAFCDAFNARDLDRLTALMLDTSTIDVVGVTTEYGAKSARIRILPGMLFGSEKLADPTWTGIDWSLRKGSHPTPPRAEVRIYRGEPLLLSWYQHDDGEAVRAITRIAVEGDRIAHLQNYFYTPDFIADVCRELGVPFRINGYRYWK; encoded by the coding sequence ATGAGCACATCGTCCACCGATTCGCTGGGTGAGCTTTCGGGCACCGTCAAGGGCTCCTGGCATCAGTTTCTCGACGTCTACGAGCCGCTGCGGCCGGAGCTTTATCGGTATTGCCGCTACCTCACCCGCAGCCCCTGGGACGCCGAGGATCTCACCCAGGACACCCTGGCGCGCGCATTCTCGACCTTGGCGCGCATGGTGGAAGGGCCGCCCAATCCAAAGGCGTGGTTGTTCCGGATGGCGTCGAACCTCTGGATCGATCAAATGCGCCGGCGGCGCGAGCTCGCATTCTCGGAGCGTCTCGAGGGCGAGCCCGCCATTCCGCACGAGCTGCACGAGCCGCACGAGCCGCGCGCGGCCCGGGAAGCCGCCGGCACCTTGCTCGTGCGGCTCTCGCCGCAGGAGCGCGCGGCCGTGGTGCTCAAGGACGTGTTCGAGCTGACCCTGGAGGAGATCGCCGAGGCGCTGTCGACGACGACCGGCACCGTGAAGACGGCGCTTCATCGCGGGCGCGGCAAGCTGGTGGAGCCCGAGCCGGAGAAGGCCGCAGAGCCGGCGGCCGCCGCGGTGCTCGATGCGTTCTGCGACGCGTTCAACGCGCGCGATCTCGATCGCCTGACGGCGCTCATGCTCGACACGTCCACCATCGACGTGGTCGGCGTCACCACGGAGTACGGCGCCAAGTCGGCCCGCATCCGCATCCTGCCGGGAATGCTCTTCGGCAGCGAAAAGCTGGCGGATCCCACCTGGACCGGCATCGATTGGAGCCTCCGAAAGGGGAGCCACCCGACCCCGCCCCGCGCCGAGGTGCGCATCTACCGCGGCGAGCCGCTCTTGCTCTCCTGGTACCAGCACGACGACGGCGAGGCCGTGCGCGCCATCACCCGCATCGCCGTCGAGGGCGATCGCATCGCGCACCTCCAGAACTACTTCTACACGCCGGATTTCATCGCCGACGTCTGCCGCGAGCTCGGTGTTCCATTTCGCATCAATGGATACCGATATTGGAAATAG